The DNA sequence CCGATCGCGAGGGAAGGACCGACAGTGGCAGGAGACGAGCCGGTAACCGCGCCAGACCAGCACAGGCCCGGGCACCGCAGGTCCGGACGGATCGGGGCGGTGGTGTCGGCCGTGGCCCTGGTGTTGATGGCGCTCTGCGGCACCGAGGAGGGCCGGGTGGAGCACATCTGGCTGTTCGGGATCGCCGCGCTGCTGCTCGCCATCGTCATCGGCGACGCCGTGCTGCGCCGCAACGGCCTGCGGTCCTGACGCCCGGCGCCAGCGGTACGCGGAAGGGCCCGTCCCCTCGGGGGCGGGCCCTTCGTCGTCGGGTGCGGCTCAGCGACCGAGCAGGATGTCCTGGACGTCCTTGAGCGCGGCGTCGACCTCCGCCTCGAAGTAGCCGCCGGGCACCAGCCCGAAGCGCAGCGTGTCGAGTTCCTTCGGGTTCACCGGCATCGCGTTGCGCCCCTGCATGCCGCCGAGCAGCGTGTCGAAGAACCGGTCGACCTGGTCCGGGTCGTATCCGCTGCCGAACCGCCGGACCTGGAAGCCGCGCCGGATCTGGTCGACGCGATGCAGGTCGCTGCCGGGCGGGCCGGCCATCGGCGGTCCCACCATCGGCGGCCCGCCGGCGGGCGGGCCGACCAGCGGCGGGCCCGTCATCGAGGGGCCGCCGCCGTAGCCCTGGTCCGGCGGGCCGTAGCCCGGATCCGGCGGACCGTAGCCCGGCTGCGGCAACGCCGGCGGGCCGGCCGGGCCACGCCCGCGCAGCTCACGCAGGTCCCGCTCGGGCATCCGGATCTCCGCGGTCATGTCGGCCCGACCGTGCCGGCCGGCCTCGAAGCCGTCGAAGCGGTCACTCGGGCCGCCGTACCCACCCGGGCCGCTGTCCTGGCCGTAACCACCGGGGCCGGCGTCCTGGCCGTATCCGCCGGGACCGGCGTCCTGGCCGTATCCGCCGGGACCGGGCGGCAGGCTGCGCGGCGGCGGTCCGCCGTGCCCGATCGGGGCGCCCGGCCCGGGGCCCATCGGGCCGGGACCGGCCGGGCCGCGCGGCGCGTCGTAACCGCCGCGCGGGCCGTCGTACCCACCGGCGAACGCGCCGGTCGGCTCGTCGTAGCGGTTGCCGTAGCGGTCGACCGGCGGGCCGGCCTGGGCCGGCATCTGCCGGGGCGGCATCGGCGGCTGCGGCACCGGGGACAGGCCACGGTCGTCGCGCATCGGCGGGCCCCCGGGCCGGTCGGCCATCCGGGGATCGCCACCCCGCCCGCCGGGGACGCCGGCGCGCTCCTCCAGCTCGGCGAGCTGCCGCTCGACCCGGTCGAGGTGCAGGTCGACCTGCCACTCGTCGTAGCCGTTGAAGCGGACCCGGAAGACGACGTCGTGGACCTCCTGGGACGCGACGGGCGCACCGACCGGCTGGCCGTCGAGGGTCGCCTCGACCCGGTCCAGGAAGGCGTCGACCTCGTCGACCTTGTATCCCCGGCGGAGCGCCTTTCGCCGGAAACGCTGACCCTGACTCGCCACTATGTCTCCTGGTCTCGTACCGCTACGCCGTTGCCGCGCGGGGGTCGCTGTCGGTGTCCTCGGCGGCGGCGAGCTGCCCACACGCACCGTCGATCTCGCGCCCCCGGGTGTCCCGCACCGTGGTGGACACGCCGGCGTCGCGCAACCGCCTGACGAACTCCCGCTCGACCGGCTTCGGGCTGGCGTCCCAGCGGCTGCCCGAAGTCGGGTTGAGCGGGATCAGGTTCACGTGGGCCAACTTGCCCGCCAGTAGCCGCCCGAGCAGGTCGGCCCGCCACGGCTGGTCGTTCACGTCCTTGATCATCGCGTACTCGATGGACACGCGACGCCCCGTCGTGGCCACGTAGTCCCACGCCGCGTCCAGCACCTCGGACACCTTCCAGCGCTGGTTGACCGGGACGAGTTCGTCGCGCAGCTCATCATCGGGCGCGTGCAGCGACAACGCAAGGGTCACGGAGAGGTCTTCGCTGGCCAGTCGGCGGATGGCCGGCACCAGACCGACCGTGGAGACGGTGATGTGCCGCTGGGACAGGCCGAGCCCTTCCGGGGCCGGCGCGACCAGCCGGCGGATCGCCGCCACCACCCGCGCGTAGTTGGCCAACGGCTCGCCCATGCCCATGAACACCACGTGCGACAGCCGCGGCGGCGAGCCGGCCACCGCCCCGGAGGCGGCCACGCCGGCCAGGTAGACGGCCTGGTCCACGATCTCCGCGGTGGAGAGGTTGCGGGTCAGCCCGGCCTGGCCGGTGGCGCAGAACGGGCAGGCCATGCCGCAGCCGGCCTGGCTGGAGATGCAGACGGTGACCCGGTCCGGGTAACCCATCAGCACGCTCTCCACCAGCGAGCCGTCGTGCAGCCGCCAGAGCGCCTTGCGGGTGGCGCCGTCGTCGCACGCCAGCTCGCGGACCGGGGTGAGCAGGGTGGGCAGCAGCGTGCCGGCCAGCCGCTCCCGGGTCGCCGCCGGCAGGTCGGTCATCCGCTCCGGGTCACGGACCAGGCGGCCGAAGTAGTGGTTCGACACCTGCTTGGCGCGGAACGCCGGCTCGCCCAGCTCGGTGACGAGCGCCTGCCGGCCCGGCAGGTCGAGGTCGGCGAGGTGGCGGGGAGGCATCGCGGGTCGACGGCCGCGGCCGTCGGGGTCTACGGAGATCAGCGGAAGGCTCGTCATGGCGCGTCCAGTCTGACACGCGCCGAGCCGGGCGCACCGGTCCACCGGCGCCGAACCGCCCCCGACCGGCCGGTCGGGGGCGTGACGACGACGTGATCCATCCCTCAGCCCACCACCGGCACGAACACCGCCAGCAGCAGGTACGCCGTCGGCACCGCGAAGAGGATCGAGTCGAGCCGGTCCATCAGGCCGCCGTGGCCGGGCAGCAGGTTGCTCATGTCCTTGACGCCCAGATCACGCTTGATCATCGACTCGGCGAGGTCACCGAGCACCGCCGCGCAGGAGATCGCCATCCCGAACAGCGCGCCCCACCACGGAGCCACGTCGAACAGCAGCCACAGCAGCAGCGCGCTGCCCACAGCGGCGGCGGTGACCGAGCCGGCGAAGCCCTCCCACGACTTCTTCGGGCTGATCTTCGGGGCCATCGGACGCTTGCCGAAGGCCACCCCGGCGGCGTAACCACCGGTGTCGGAGAGCACCACCCCCACCAGCGTGACCAGCACCCGCAGGTGACCGTCGTCGGGCGCGGCGGCGAGCAGGGCCGCGAAGCCGGCGAGGAACGGCACGTAGACCGCGATCAGCGTGGCCGCGGTCAGGTCACGCTGGTAGTTGCCGGGACCGTCACCGAGCCGCCAGATCATCGTGCCCAGCACGGTGACCAGCAGCCCGAGGCAGAGCGCGTCCGGGCCGGCGAACCAGGCCAGCCCGACCATGATCACGCCACCGGCGACCAGCGGCACCAGCGGCGGGTGGGCGCCGCTGCGGCGGACCGCCCGTGCCATCTCCCAACTGCCGATCGCCACCGCGGCGGCGAGCACGGCCAGGAACGCCGGCAGGAAGAAGAAGAGCGGCACCACGATCGCCGCGCCGAGGGCCACCCCGACGCCGATCGCCGCCGGCAGGTTGCGGCCGGCCCGGGACGCCGGCGGCGCGGTGGTCGGGGGACGGTCCGCGCTCGCCCGCCGACGCCCCTTCGACCGGCGGCCGGCCGACGGTCCGGGCGCGGGCTCGTCACGTACCGCGAGGTCGTCACGGAGCGCGAGGTCGTCACGGAGGGCGAGGTCGTCACGGAGGGCGAGGTCGTCACGGAGGGCGAGGTCGTCACGGACCGGGGCGATCTGC is a window from the Micromonospora sp. DSM 45708 genome containing:
- the rlmN gene encoding 23S rRNA (adenine(2503)-C(2))-methyltransferase RlmN is translated as MTSLPLISVDPDGRGRRPAMPPRHLADLDLPGRQALVTELGEPAFRAKQVSNHYFGRLVRDPERMTDLPAATRERLAGTLLPTLLTPVRELACDDGATRKALWRLHDGSLVESVLMGYPDRVTVCISSQAGCGMACPFCATGQAGLTRNLSTAEIVDQAVYLAGVAASGAVAGSPPRLSHVVFMGMGEPLANYARVVAAIRRLVAPAPEGLGLSQRHITVSTVGLVPAIRRLASEDLSVTLALSLHAPDDELRDELVPVNQRWKVSEVLDAAWDYVATTGRRVSIEYAMIKDVNDQPWRADLLGRLLAGKLAHVNLIPLNPTSGSRWDASPKPVEREFVRRLRDAGVSTTVRDTRGREIDGACGQLAAAEDTDSDPRAATA
- a CDS encoding DUF2631 domain-containing protein, whose translation is MAGDEPVTAPDQHRPGHRRSGRIGAVVSAVALVLMALCGTEEGRVEHIWLFGIAALLLAIVIGDAVLRRNGLRS
- a CDS encoding phosphatidate cytidylyltransferase, with the translated sequence MSHPDPYGSTEPRGWERSAPALPWPETDLEPGPWRRPGPGPDAYPEAEAYAGPVTDPYPVEQRHHDAPWPSDGSPAAPRGRWDEPGPGDRGPRGGDRPDDDYPTAQIAPVRDDLALRDDLALRDDLALRDDLALRDDLAVRDEPAPGPSAGRRSKGRRRASADRPPTTAPPASRAGRNLPAAIGVGVALGAAIVVPLFFFLPAFLAVLAAAVAIGSWEMARAVRRSGAHPPLVPLVAGGVIMVGLAWFAGPDALCLGLLVTVLGTMIWRLGDGPGNYQRDLTAATLIAVYVPFLAGFAALLAAAPDDGHLRVLVTLVGVVLSDTGGYAAGVAFGKRPMAPKISPKKSWEGFAGSVTAAAVGSALLLWLLFDVAPWWGALFGMAISCAAVLGDLAESMIKRDLGVKDMSNLLPGHGGLMDRLDSILFAVPTAYLLLAVFVPVVG
- a CDS encoding DivIVA domain-containing protein is translated as MASQGQRFRRKALRRGYKVDEVDAFLDRVEATLDGQPVGAPVASQEVHDVVFRVRFNGYDEWQVDLHLDRVERQLAELEERAGVPGGRGGDPRMADRPGGPPMRDDRGLSPVPQPPMPPRQMPAQAGPPVDRYGNRYDEPTGAFAGGYDGPRGGYDAPRGPAGPGPMGPGPGAPIGHGGPPPRSLPPGPGGYGQDAGPGGYGQDAGPGGYGQDSGPGGYGGPSDRFDGFEAGRHGRADMTAEIRMPERDLRELRGRGPAGPPALPQPGYGPPDPGYGPPDQGYGGGPSMTGPPLVGPPAGGPPMVGPPMAGPPGSDLHRVDQIRRGFQVRRFGSGYDPDQVDRFFDTLLGGMQGRNAMPVNPKELDTLRFGLVPGGYFEAEVDAALKDVQDILLGR